One region of Eupeodes corollae chromosome 1, idEupCoro1.1, whole genome shotgun sequence genomic DNA includes:
- the LOC129954230 gene encoding uncharacterized protein LOC129954230: MAEVEHIINSRPLTYVPVDTETEEALTPNHFLFGSSNGIKHFCEIDDSAGALRKNWIACENFGNHFWKRWVKEYLPSLTMRSKWFVETKPLAVGDIVIIVDENSPRNTWPKGKVVKPLPSLDGQVRSAVIKTKDGVYTRPATKLAVLEVGQLGIGNPNETSVLPGGSVAAPGNAPRSIRT, translated from the coding sequence ATGGCCGAAGTCGAACACATTATCAATTCTAGGCCTTTGACCTATGTCCCAGTCGATACCGAGACTGAAGAGGCGTTAACACcaaatcattttctttttggCTCGTCTAATGGAATTAAACACTTCTGTGAAATAGATGACAGTGCTGGAGCTTTGAGGAAGAACTGGATCGCATGTGAAAATTTCGGAAACCACTTCTGGAAACGATGGGTAAAGGAGTACTTACCTTCGTTAACTATGAGGTCCAAGTGGTTCGTCGAGACAAAACCTTTAGCGGTGGGGGATATAGTGATTATTGTAGATGAAAATAGTCCCAGAAATACCTGGCCGAAAGGTAAAGTAGTAAAACCTTTACCAAGCTTAGATGGCCAAGTACGGTCGGCTGTTATTAAGACAAAAGATGGTGTCTACACGCGCCCGGCCACCAAGTTAGCAGTTCTAGAAGTGGGTCAGCTGGGAATTGGTAATCCGAACGAGACGTCCGTCTTACCGGGGGGGAGTGTTGCCGCACCTGGCAATGCCCCACGTTCAATtcgaacttaa
- the LOC129954238 gene encoding uncharacterized protein LOC129954238: protein MPKSHSSKTDDPTNRKGRPATPSLNKNTGLQLHIPSSQHNNAPLGGDIGEFNCKSCNKVDDSYMVMCDKCDDWHHYSCVKVTSSISEKDWLCPKCSKVAVDLSKEPSVSGVTFAQKGDKTLTSEKKNEKTLSSSHGQQKSSFQDGQISVKNKSRSVGSTNSVKLSLKRLEEERILKKQRDQEYLDAKYALLEQLSDNENDDIDQGNSRLQDWVSEQSVHKAVVTEQVISPAPTHIPQSTTIFQNGNIPPNDTWIGTNKHAIPENRSQGAQRQNMQFPPSNTFPPEIITHSTGDALGPGHYYDRFLPSDAPNLNSQQIASRHIMHKELPSFSGRPEEWPLFISCFENSTRVCGLSNDENLIRLQKSLKGKALESVRAQLLYPHQLPNIISTLRMLFGRPEAIINSLVAKIRSEPSPKNEELDSLINFALSVRNIVATMETSGLHSHLNSPYLLQELIQKLPYQTKLNWGMYKVGAEVPVNLSMFSNWLYRVAEGACQVAEISFSKTSEHKNERKKSHNIPILNLHQHPVTSDTNKPDKRCVVCKGNCRLVEQCSTFKALALKEKWNVVNRNFLCRTCLVNHNRRRCISEKTCGVNGCTYKHHHLLHKYTESAAPHEDQKCNAHAAKENPILFKILPVTLYNNENQVHTYAFLDDGSSVSLIESKIAEELGLDGEKNPLCLNWTSGIQRSEEDSKVVNLQISGYKSTKIFPLLQVRTIDSLELPFQTMDFDDIQKRFKYLQGIPARSYHDIQPRILIGLDHCNLVNYQKIRESNVDEPVAVKTRLGWAVFGPHRNNKNGKVIHIEHISCFICDCQVKIDERLNELVKEYFQIENIGSVQNKSLMNSNDKKAQAILDGSTINKGKRYAVGLLWKDENTILPNNRSLAERRLICLEKQLKRNPLLEDKLNKQIAYYVEKGYSRKITKNELLDTSLSRIWYLPIFPVVNPNKPGKIRLVWDAAATYSGISLNSKLLTGPDTLPALSDVLFRFRQRKFAICGDIKEMFHQIEILESDQHAQRFLWRNKDTGRIEDYLMRVMTFGSTCSPYCAQYIKNKNASAYLSQHPRAVEAIIKNHYVDDYLDSLDTEEEAVLLAKEVISIHESGGFQIRNFISNSNNILEKLGDRSAKFDKIFESRKGLNESEKILGMWWSPSEDLFSFSCSLHKLSDEVWKGQKAPTKREILRTLMSIFDPLGLISNFLVLLKILLQEIWRSNVEWDEQIKFEHFQSWCQWLQLLPKIGMLKIRRPYLFEISSYDKCHVELHTFVDASMSAYAAVAYLRVVKGEQIECSLVASRTKVSPLKLISVPRLELEAAVLGVRLAKSIKRGHSVEIHKRYFWSDSKTALSWIKNDCRRFKQFVAFRVGDILEESNPKEWQWIPTGENIADEATKWNTKLDLQSDSRWYKGPLFLCLPEDNWPRAIDKFSTNEEVRVLIHQLADPSYIIDCERFSKWKRLKRSMAYMLRFVNLSRWGKELLEDVSLTPKEIVAAENFLYGLCQSQSFSKEWCVLKKNKYGNAKNITLEKSSPLYKTSPYMDSNNVIRIKGRIDAAEHVNNACKRPIILPNNHRITLLIIQDYHERFQHRFSETVVNEIRQIFFIPSLRATVKKVELGCQVCQIRKAKPEPPLMADLPPARLKSFTNPFSYVGVDYFGPMFVAVGRRLEKRWGVLFTCLTIRAIHIEVAHSLSSDSCILAIKRFCSRRGKPVELWSDNGTNFKGANQELKNAVASLSNSNDLSEKVMNQGINWKFIPPASPHMGGSWERLVRSVKEKPWVK, encoded by the coding sequence ATGCCTAAGTCACATTCATCTAAGACTGACGACCCAACTAATCGAAAAGGTCGCCCTGCTACTCCAtcactaaataaaaatacaggTCTCCAACTTCACATACCCTCATCTCAGCACAATAATGCACCTCTCGGCGGCGACATAGGTGAGTTCAACTGCAAATCATGCAACAAGGTCGACGACTCGTATATGGTCATGTGTGACAAATGCGACGACTGGCATCATTATAGCTGTGTCAAAGTTACCTCATCTATCTCCGAAAAAGATTGGTTATGTCCAAAGTGTTCCAAGGTCGCTGTCGATTTATCGAAAGAGCCATCTGTGTCAGGTGTAACCTTTGCGCAAAAGGGTGACAAGACACTTACttctgaaaagaaaaatgagaaaacTTTGTCAAGTAGTCATGGACaacaaaaatcttcttttcaagATGGAcaaatttctgtaaaaaataaatcaagatCGGTAGGTTCAACAAACTCAGTTAAGTTGAGTTTAAAGAGACTAGAAGAggaaagaattttaaagaagCAGCGTGACCAGGAGTATCTTGATGCTAAATATGCACTTCTCGAGCAACTGTCAGATAATGAAAATGACGACATCGATCAGGGCAATTCTCGTCTGCAAGATTGGGTTAGCGAGCAGTCAGTACACAAGGCAGTTGTTACAGAGCAGGTTATATCACCTGCTCCGACACACATCCCTCAAAGTACAACTATTTTTCAGAACGGTAATATTCCTCCAAATGACACCTGGATTGGAACTAATAAGCACGCAATACCAGAAAATCGAAGTCAAGGGGCTCAAAGACAGAATATGCAGTTTCCACCTTCTAATACGTTTCCCCCAGAAATTATCACACATTCAACTGGAGATGCTCTAGGTCCTGGCCATTACTATGATCGATTTCTACCTAGTGATGCTCCGAATCTCAACAGTCAACAAATTGCATCAAGGCATATAATGCACAAAGAACTTCCAAGTTTCTCTGGTCGACCTGAGGAATGGCCGTTGTTCATAAGCTGTTTTGAAAACTCAACTCGCGTATGCGGACTTTCGAACGACGAAAATCTTATTCGTCTACAGAAGAGTTTGAAGGGTAAGGCATTAGAGTCTGTACGAGCTCAGTTACTGTATCCCCACCAGCTACCTAACATAATTTCGACTTTGCGCATGCTATTTGGCCGCCCAGAAGCAATCATAAATTCATTGGTAGCAAAGATCAGATCTGAACCTTCAccaaaaaatgaagaactgGATTCTCTAATTAACTTTGCGTTGTCCGTCCGTAATATTGTGGCTACTATGGAAACCAGTGGTCTACACTCACATCTCAATAGCCCATACTTACTTCAAGAGTTAATTCAGAAGTTGCCTTATCAAACAAAGTTAAACTGGGGAATGTACAAAGTGGGAGCAGAAGTGCCGGTGAATCTTTCCATGTTTAGTAACTGGTTGTACAGGGTTGCTGAAGGTGCATGTCAGGTGGCAGAgataagcttttcaaaaacatctgagcacaaaaacgaaagaaagaaATCACATAACATCCCGATACTAAATTTGCATCAACATCCAGTTACTTCGGATACAAATAAACCTGATAAAAGGTGCGTCGTCTGCAAAGGCAACTGCCGGCTTGTAGAGCAATGCAGCACATTTAAGGCACTCGCTCTGAAAGAAAAATGGAACGTAGTTAATCGAAACTTCCTTTGTCGCACATGTCTGGTAAATCATAATAGACGGAGATGCATATCTGAAAAAACTTGTGGGGTGAATGGTTGTACATACAAGCACCACCACTTGTTGCATAAGTACACTGAGTCAGCTGCTCCACATGAAGATCAAAAATGCAATGCTCATGCTGCGAAAGAAAATCCAATACTTTTCAAGATTTTACCTGTTACGTTGTACAACAATGAAAACCAAGTACATACTTACGCGTTTTTAGATGATGGTTCGTCTGTCTCTCTGATTGAATCTAAAATAGCGGAAGAGCTGGGATTAGATGGTGAAAAGAATCCATTATGCCTTAATTGGACATCAGGTATTCAGCGATCAGAAGAAGATTCTAAAGTCGTTAATCTACAGATATCTGGATATAAGTCTACCAAAATCTTTCCGCTTCTTCAAGTTCGAACTATAGATTCACTTGAATTACCATTTCAAACCATGGACTTTGATGACATTCAGAAACGCTTCAAGTACTTGCAAGGTATTCCTGCTAGGTCGTATCATGATATTCAACCTCGAATACTAATCGGACTTGACCATTGCAATTTAGTTAACTACCAAAAAATCCGAGAATCAAATGTCGATGAGCCTGTAGCTGTCAAAACACGTTTAGGGTGGGCAGTTTTCGGACCAcacagaaataataaaaatggcaAAGTTATTCACATTGAGCATATAAGTTGTTTTATATGTGATTGTCAGGTTAAAATTGATGAACGACTCAACgagcttgtaaaagaatacttCCAAATCGAAAATATCGGTTCAGTACAAAATAAGTCTCTAATGAATTCAAATGACAAAAAGGCCCAAGCTATTTTGGATGGAAGTACAATCAACAAAGGAAAAAGATACGCCGTTGGTTTACTTTGGAAGGATGAAAATACTATCTTACCCAACAACAGGTCACTAGCTGAACGTAGGCTTATATGTCTTGAAAAGCAACTTAAAAGAAATCCTTTACTTGAAGACAAACTGAATAAACAAATCGCCTATTATGTAGAGAAGGGATATTCCCGAAAGATTACAAAGAACGAACTGCTCGACACAAGCTTATCTAGAATCTGGTATCTACCAATATTTCCGGTGGTCAATCCTAATAAACCAGGTAAAATTCGTCTAGTGTGGGATGCAGCCGCAACCTATTCTGGAATATCTCTCAACTCAAAGCTTCTTACCGGTCCCGATACATTACCTGCTCTTTCCGATGTTCTCTTCCGTTTTCGCCAACGCAAGTTTGCCATTTGTGGCgatattaaagaaatgtttcaccAAATTGAAATTCTGGAATCCGACCAACACGCCCAACGCTTTCTCTGGAGAAACAAAGACACTGGTCGAATCGAAGATTATCTGATGCGAGTGATGACTTTTGGCTCTACATGCTCGCCATACTGCGCTCAgtacattaaaaataagaatgCTTCGGCATACCTTTCGCAACATCCTAGAGCAGTGGAAGCgataataaaaaatcattatgtGGATGATTATCTAGATAGTTTGGACACGGAAGAAGAGGCAGTGTTATTGGCTAAAGAAGTGATTAGCATACACGAAAGCGGTGGATTCCAAATCCGGAACTTTATAAGCAATTCAAATAACATCCTCGAGAAGCTTGGTGATAGGTCAGcaaaattcgataaaattttcgaaagcCGAAAAGGACTTAACGAGTCTGAGAAAATTTTAGGAATGTGGTGGTCCCCATCCGaagatttattttcatttagcTGCAGCCTACATAAATTAAGCGATGAAGTCTGGAAAGGTCAAAAGGCACCCACGAAGAGAGAAATTTTAAGGACACTCATGAGTATCTTCGATCCCCTGGGGctgatttcaaattttctgGTACTTCTGAAAATCTTGCTTCAGGAAATATGGCGGAGTAATGTAGAATGGGacgaacaaataaaatttgagcATTTTCAAAGCTGGTGTCAGTGGCTTCAACTCTTACCAAAAATAGGCATGCTAAAAATCAGGAGGCCCTACCTATTCGAAATAAGTTCCTACGATAAATGCCACGTCGAGCTTCACACCTTTGTAGATGCAAGCATGTCTGCGTATGCTGCAGTTGCCTATTTACGTGTCGTAAAAGGGGAACAAATCGAATGTAGCTTAGTAGCCTCCAGAACAAAAGTCTCTCCCTTGAAACTTATATCAGTTCCACGTCTAGAACTAGAAGCTGCCGTACTTGGAGTGAGGTTGGCCAAATCGATCAAAAGAGGACACAGCGTGGAAATACataaacgttatttttggtCAGATTCGAAAACCGCACTTAGCTGGATAAAGAACGATTGTAGGcgatttaaacaatttgtagCTTTTAGAGTTGGTGACATCCTAGAAGAATCTAATCCCAAAGAATGGCAATGGATCCCAACCGGTGAAAATATTGCCGATGAGGCCACAAAATGGAATACCAAACTTGATCTTCAGTCCGATAGTCGTTGGTACAAGGGTCCTCTATTCCTATGCCTACCAGAGGATAATTGGCCAAGAGCAATCGATAAGTTTTCCACAAATGAAGAGGTTAGGGTACTTATTCATCAACTCGCCGATCCATCGTACATCATTGACTGTGAGAGATTTTCTAAATGGAAGCGCCTTAAGAGATCAATGGCATATATGCTTCGTTTTGTTAATCTCTCAAGATGGGGCAAGGAACTATTAGAGGATGTCTCTTTAACCCCAAAAGAAATCGTTGCTGCAGAAAACTTCCTTTACGGACTCTGTCAATCCCAATCGTTTTCAAAAGAGTGGTGTGTActcaagaaaaacaagtatggtaACGCAAAAAATATAACGCTGGAAAAATCAAGCCCTTTATATAAGACAAGCCCATACATGGACTCAAACAACGTTATTAGAATAAAAGGTCGTATAGACGCAGCAGAGCACGTCAACAATGCTTGCAAAAGACCTATCATCCTGCCTAATAATCACAGAATTACCCTTCTCATAATTCAAGATTATCACGAAAGATTTCAGCATAGATTCTCTGAAACTGTTGTCAACGAAATCCGTCAAATATTCTTCATACCATCACTTAGAGCCACGGTGAAAAAAGTCGAACTAGGCTGTCAGGTGTGCCAAATTCGTAAAGCAAAACCTGAACCCCCATTGATGGCTGACCTACCTCCTGCAAGACTCAAGTCATTTACGAACCCATTTTCTTATGTGGGTGTCGATTACTTCGGGCCTATGTTTGTCGCTGTGGGGAGACGTCTGGAGAAACGTTGGGGGGTTCTATTTACCTGTTTAACTATCAGAGCCATCCACATAGAGGTCGCACACAGCCTGTCTAGTGACTCCTGTATTCTCGCGATTAAACGCTTTTGTTCCAGAAGAGGCAAACCTGTTGAGCTATGGAGTGACAACGGCACTAATTTTAAAGGGGCAAACCAAGAACTTAAGAACGCAGTTGCTAGCCTATCGAATAGTAACGATCTATCAGAGAAAGTCATGAATCAGGGCATAAACTGGAAATTCATCCCACCAGCTTCTCCTCATATGGGAGGGAGCTGGGAGCGCCTGGTTCGCTCAGTTAAGGAAAAGCCTTGGGTCAAATAA